GAGAGATAACCGGGCTGTGGTTGAAAGAGAACACGATGATTGGGATAGCTAGCCAAACCACAGATGGCATAGAAGACCAGTCTGGTGCAACAGACATCATCGAGCCATTCCAGTCTGGGATTAGGTAGAAAGAAAGTGCCAGCAAGATGAACACTAGTGGGTATACCAGTGCTGATGTTGCTTTTAGCATTAGTTCTTTACCAAATACTACACCAGCAGTCATTGCAGCAATTAGTGCACCAGACAGTAGCCAGCGAGGGATGGACTCCATGCCCATTTGGTTTACTAGGAACGAGTCAACCGTGTTTGTGATACCCACACCGTAGATAAGAACGATAGGGTAGATGGCGAAAAAGTAAGCAAAAGTAATAAGGTTTGCGCCAGTCTTACCAAAGTGCTCTTCTACTGTATCAGTGATATCAGCTTCAGGGTTTTTCGCCGATAGAACAAATCGAGCGAGAGATTTGTGTGCGAACCAAGTCATTGGTGCCGCGATTAGAGCAAGGATAACTAATGGCCAGAAACCGCCAGCACCCGCTTTAATTGGAAGGAAAAGTACGCCAGCACCTACCGCAGTACCGAAAAGTGACAGACACCAGGTGAAATCCTTGTAAGTGAACTTACTAGGAGATTGTGCGGTAGAAACCGCAGAAGTATTAGTATTCATTTTGTGATACTCATTTTTGGGAACAGGAAATAAGTCGGGTGCAATTTTGCAGAAAAACCTTTCATGAAAAGTAGATCTAAGTCATGAATTGATGAGGCTTATAATAGGATATGTCAAAAACAGGTTTTTGCTCACGTAAATGATGTGCCACTAGTGATTTATGCTAATTCGTAACATTAGAAAAACTAATCTTGTTATGAGATTGTGTTATCTATGCTGCGGGAAAACGATTGCCGTATTAACAAATAGCTAGGTTAATGTGACAAGTTATCAATCCGAGCATCGGCTATTTGCTGTGGTCCATGATCTGCTTCTGCATCGCGTCGATGATTTGTGCCGTCATTCCCCAGATAAAGTGGTTTTGGTACGAGAGGCCAAATACACGGTGTGAATGATTGTTGATATAAAAACGCTCACTGTGAAGCTCGCGCGGATCGAGCACAATCTTCGCTGGGACTTCAAACACTTCGTCAACTTCATTGTGATCAATATTGGTGTGGTAGTCGGAATCGATGAACGCCATAAACGGGGTGACGGTAAATCGACTGACGGTGATGAGTTCAGGTAACTGACCAAAAATGCGAACTTTTTCGTGATTGATGCCCACCTCTTCATAGGTCTCGCGCAGCGCGGTGGCGGCTAAATCGGTATCACTGAGTTCATACTTTCCACCGGGAAAGCTGACTTGACCCGGATGGTGTTTTAGGTGGCGTGCCCGGCGAGTAAACAAAACGTGAAGGCCATTGTCTCGCTCGATAAATCCAATCAACACCGAAGCCTTGCGCAGCGAGCTGTGGTTGAGATGCGCTACGCGTCGTAGGGCCTCTTGATGATAGTCAACGGTTTGATGCAACTGAAAACGTTGTATCAGATCACTTTTATTTAGCTCCAACAATATCTTAGCTCCCGACTCATTTGAAATTGTTCGCAATGTGACTCATGCTTTTAACAGCAATGAGGCAGGCAAGGACAGCACAACGATGAAAGGAATTATCTTTACTGAATTTATGGATTTAGTCGAACAAAAGTTCGGCCTCGAAGAGCTCGATACCGTGTTATCTTTGGCTGGAGACGATGGGGTTTATACCGCAGTAGGAAGCTATGACCATAAAAGCCTGGTTAAACTCATCGTTCAGCTAAGCCAGAGAACGGGTATCTCTGCTCAAGATTTACAGCGCATTTTCGGACAATCTGTCTTTCACAACCTGTATCGCTCCTTACCCACTAATAGTAGCCTACAAAACTGTAAATCTACCTTTCATTTCATCAAGTTGGTTGAAGACTATATCCACTTAGAAGTCAAAAAACTCTACCCCGACGCCAATCCACCGAGTTTTGATTTTCTTTCTGAATCTGAAACTGAGTTGGTGTTTGATTACCTCAGTGCGCGCTGCATGTCGCATGTCTGTTTGGGGTTGATTGAAGGGTGCGCTAACCATTATCAACAGACCGTTGACATCGACATGGATAACCGAGTCGATGACGGCAGCCACGTGCGCTTTAAAGTGCGCTTGGTAGGATAAGATTGTGGACAAGCTTTCAGCGTTAGAGAGAAAGCTCGCTAGGGAGAAAGCGGCGAGGCAGCAAGCAGAGCAGTTGCTTGAAAGTAAAAGTCTCGAGCTTTACCAAGCCAATCAACAGTTAGAGCTGGTGCTCAATCAGCTTAAACTGCAGACGCGCAACGACCTCCACAAAATCGAATTTGAGCAGCACGTTAATGAGGCACTGATTCACTTTGGCCGCGCTTTTCTAAGAAGAAGCTTCGATGACGGCATGATCGCGAGTTTGCTTGAGCGACTCGAGGCACTCGCCGCGATCAGTGCCGCCAGTCTAACCCTTGAACCAGGGCTGATTGCTAGCGTAGATGCGCATCACTTCGGGCAAAGTGAGCCACAAGATCTTAGCTTAGTTAAAGCGTACCCTGTATGGGAGGATGGCCATTTAGTGTTGCCGATTGAAGTCGAGCGCCGTGTGGTTGGTCAGCTGACCATTACGGTTGAAGACAACGAGATAGAACGCGATTTTGTGGTCAATCAAATGTTGTTAGTGGCGGAGCTGATGTGCAGTGCGATCAGTCGCCAACTGATCTTGATCAGCAACCAACAAGCGCGTGCGCGAGCCGAGGAGTCTGAGCGGGCCACTCAAGAGTTTGTCGCGATGATCAATCATGAGCTGCGCACCCCGCTCAATGGTTTACTGGGTAGTGCCGAACTGCTTGCCGACAGTCAACTGGACGAACAACAGCAAGTGCTGCTATCCAACTTGACCCATTCAGGGGATTTACTAC
The sequence above is drawn from the Vibrio sinaloensis genome and encodes:
- a CDS encoding aromatic amino acid transport family protein; this translates as MNTNTSAVSTAQSPSKFTYKDFTWCLSLFGTAVGAGVLFLPIKAGAGGFWPLVILALIAAPMTWFAHKSLARFVLSAKNPEADITDTVEEHFGKTGANLITFAYFFAIYPIVLIYGVGITNTVDSFLVNQMGMESIPRWLLSGALIAAMTAGVVFGKELMLKATSALVYPLVFILLALSFYLIPDWNGSMMSVAPDWSSMPSVVWLAIPIIVFSFNHSPVISQFSKEQRRVHGDNAVQKTDAITGGAAMMLMGFVMFFVFSVVLSLSPEQLAMAKEQNISVLSYLANVHESPLISYMGPLVAFAAITSSYFGHFLGAHEGLVGLVKSRSNTSVSKIEKASLIFIVVTTWIVAIVNPSILGMIETMGAPMIAAILFLMPVFAMQKVPAMAKYKTSTPVQIFTALCGIAAITSVIYGAL
- a CDS encoding CoA pyrophosphatase, producing the protein MLLELNKSDLIQRFQLHQTVDYHQEALRRVAHLNHSSLRKASVLIGFIERDNGLHVLFTRRARHLKHHPGQVSFPGGKYELSDTDLAATALRETYEEVGINHEKVRIFGQLPELITVSRFTVTPFMAFIDSDYHTNIDHNEVDEVFEVPAKIVLDPRELHSERFYINNHSHRVFGLSYQNHFIWGMTAQIIDAMQKQIMDHSK
- a CDS encoding heme NO-binding domain-containing protein, which produces MKGIIFTEFMDLVEQKFGLEELDTVLSLAGDDGVYTAVGSYDHKSLVKLIVQLSQRTGISAQDLQRIFGQSVFHNLYRSLPTNSSLQNCKSTFHFIKLVEDYIHLEVKKLYPDANPPSFDFLSESETELVFDYLSARCMSHVCLGLIEGCANHYQQTVDIDMDNRVDDGSHVRFKVRLVG